A stretch of Roseibium porphyridii DNA encodes these proteins:
- a CDS encoding cation:proton antiporter, whose product MSSLENFSSQFLEFSVHIALGLLTISFVVIVIRTVKGPSLPDRVVALDMLVAVGIGFIAAIGVLTGFYLYIDIAITLGLVGFLATVAFARFVLNRGLAGDETIMEEVEESIERRKAGQ is encoded by the coding sequence ATGAGCTCGCTTGAAAACTTCTCGTCGCAATTTCTGGAATTTTCGGTGCATATCGCACTCGGATTGCTGACGATATCCTTCGTTGTAATTGTCATCCGCACGGTCAAGGGGCCCAGCCTTCCGGATCGTGTGGTCGCCCTGGACATGCTTGTTGCAGTCGGCATCGGGTTCATCGCCGCAATTGGTGTTTTGACCGGCTTCTATCTTTATATCGACATTGCCATCACGCTTGGCCTCGTTGGTTTTCTCGCAACTGTCGCCTTTGCGCGTTTCGTCTTGAACCGGGGGCTGGCAGGCGATGAGACGATCATGGAAGAAGTAGAAGAGAGCATAGAACGCAGGAAGGCTGGACAATGA
- a CDS encoding Na+/H+ antiporter subunit C, protein METGVAILIGLFFAVAVYLMLSKQLVRMLLGIAILGNAVNMLIFTNGRLTREVPPLIPEHLYVPEVATANPLPQALVLTAIVISFSFFAFLLVLAFRAYQELGTDEVNRMRVAEPENDQTPPQGY, encoded by the coding sequence ATGGAAACCGGTGTTGCGATCCTGATCGGACTGTTTTTTGCGGTGGCCGTCTACCTGATGCTGTCGAAGCAACTGGTGCGCATGTTGCTCGGCATCGCGATCCTGGGCAATGCGGTCAATATGCTTATTTTTACAAACGGACGCCTGACCCGCGAGGTTCCGCCTCTCATTCCGGAGCATCTCTATGTTCCGGAAGTTGCTACAGCCAATCCGCTGCCGCAAGCACTCGTGCTGACTGCTATCGTCATCTCCTTTTCGTTCTTTGCATTCCTTCTGGTGTTGGCATTTCGGGCCTACCAGGAACTGGGTACGGATGAAGTGAACCGGATGCGCGTCGCCGAACCTGAAAACGATCAAACTCCGCCGCAAGGGTACTGA
- a CDS encoding Na+/H+ antiporter subunit E, whose product MTGLFLINILLALAWGAVSGSFSEVNLIFGFILGFGALYLIREQVGTAGYFEKIIKGIGLALLFVSELVQSAWRVATIVLRPRIELQPGIIALPLTVDRDFEITMLANLITLTPGTLSVDVSDDRQVLYIHCIDVPDPQATIDDIKNGFERKILEVFR is encoded by the coding sequence ATGACTGGTCTCTTTCTCATAAACATCCTGCTTGCACTTGCGTGGGGTGCCGTCTCAGGAAGCTTCTCTGAGGTCAATCTGATCTTCGGGTTTATTCTCGGGTTCGGTGCGCTTTATCTCATTCGCGAACAGGTCGGTACCGCCGGATATTTTGAAAAAATCATCAAAGGGATCGGGCTGGCGTTGCTGTTTGTCTCAGAACTGGTCCAGTCTGCCTGGCGTGTTGCCACGATCGTGCTGCGACCGCGTATCGAATTGCAGCCTGGCATCATCGCGTTGCCGCTGACAGTCGATCGCGATTTTGAAATCACTATGCTTGCGAACCTCATTACTTTGACGCCGGGTACGCTCTCTGTCGACGTTTCTGACGACAGGCAAGTGCTTTATATCCACTGCATCGATGTTCCTGATCCGCAGGCGACGATCGATGACATCAAGAATGGCTTCGAGCGCAAGATTCTGGAGGTGTTCAGATGA
- a CDS encoding Na+/H+ antiporter subunit D yields the protein MAGSSVSVDYSEAMATAPVASGDWLVIAPILITMLGGAVCLMLRKNTDIQAKMGIALLGLLVLASLGLLIRVLDHGVITMVMGSWLPPFGIALTADALGATLTLIGAIVAFCAGVYGASTVDNTGRRYGFYPFLLLLMTGVSGAFLTADIFNLYVWFEVLLISSYGLLVLGNDRIQLDGAVKYGVLNLVGTNLFLIATGLLYGIFGTLNMADIAIKVAELENPASGTLATVAALYFLAFAMKAAAFPVNFWLPASYHTPNIVVSAVFAGLLTKVGVYALIRVFVLILPESRIFMADVIGWVAIVTLLTGAIGALAQSEVRRLLGYLVIAGIGSMLAGVAVGSVLAVSGAIFYAVHSIIVMTALYMASGILNLMGGSYDLRKLGGLYQKNVAFAGVFLVLVFAVSGLPPFSGFWPKVILVDAAFQDGRAWLGAAILISGFLTTLAMGRVWIFAFWRGGPEGTPDGQTAPSVVADTSQLTGAAVWLPLGILTALIIYFGLQPEWMLELSTQGASGVVDPLGYVRSVFGGEG from the coding sequence ATGGCTGGTTCATCCGTTTCCGTTGACTATTCAGAAGCCATGGCAACCGCGCCCGTTGCGTCGGGCGATTGGCTGGTGATCGCTCCGATCCTGATTACCATGCTGGGTGGTGCTGTTTGCCTGATGTTGCGCAAGAACACAGACATACAGGCAAAGATGGGCATTGCCTTGCTTGGTTTGCTGGTGCTTGCCTCACTCGGGCTCTTGATAAGGGTGCTGGATCATGGGGTCATAACCATGGTCATGGGCAGTTGGTTGCCACCATTCGGTATTGCGCTGACCGCGGATGCCTTGGGCGCGACGCTGACGCTCATCGGTGCGATTGTCGCGTTTTGTGCTGGCGTCTATGGAGCGTCCACCGTCGACAACACCGGCCGGCGTTACGGGTTTTATCCCTTCCTCTTGTTGTTGATGACAGGTGTCAGTGGCGCGTTCCTGACCGCTGATATCTTCAACCTTTATGTCTGGTTCGAGGTTCTGCTGATTTCCTCCTACGGACTTCTTGTGCTCGGAAATGACCGAATTCAGCTTGATGGTGCCGTCAAATACGGTGTTCTCAATCTGGTCGGAACAAACCTGTTCCTGATCGCGACAGGGCTGCTCTATGGGATCTTCGGCACGCTGAATATGGCTGATATCGCCATCAAGGTGGCAGAGCTGGAGAACCCGGCATCGGGGACACTTGCGACGGTTGCTGCGCTCTACTTCCTTGCCTTCGCAATGAAGGCGGCTGCCTTTCCGGTCAATTTCTGGCTTCCGGCCTCGTACCATACGCCGAACATTGTGGTCTCGGCCGTCTTTGCTGGGCTTCTGACAAAGGTTGGGGTCTACGCGCTGATCCGTGTATTTGTCCTGATCCTGCCAGAGTCGCGCATTTTTATGGCCGATGTTATCGGATGGGTGGCAATCGTGACGCTTCTAACGGGCGCAATTGGAGCGCTCGCGCAAAGCGAAGTACGCCGCTTGCTGGGCTATCTGGTGATCGCGGGGATCGGCTCCATGCTTGCCGGAGTGGCGGTCGGGTCTGTTCTGGCTGTCTCCGGGGCGATCTTTTACGCGGTCCATTCAATCATCGTCATGACAGCCTTATATATGGCGTCGGGTATCTTGAACCTGATGGGAGGTTCCTATGATCTGCGCAAACTTGGCGGCCTCTATCAGAAAAACGTGGCCTTTGCGGGCGTTTTCCTTGTGCTTGTCTTTGCCGTTTCCGGACTGCCGCCGTTTTCCGGCTTCTGGCCGAAAGTGATTTTGGTCGATGCTGCCTTCCAGGATGGGCGCGCCTGGCTGGGAGCAGCCATATTGATCAGCGGTTTCCTGACAACGCTTGCCATGGGCCGCGTTTGGATCTTTGCATTCTGGCGTGGTGGGCCGGAAGGAACGCCCGATGGGCAAACCGCACCGTCAGTCGTTGCTGATACGTCTCAGTTGACCGGCGCGGCTGTTTGGCTGCCGCTGGGAATTTTGACCGCGCTCATCATCTATTTCGGCTTGCAGCCAGAATGGATGCTGGAACTATCGACACAAGGCGCCAGCGGTGTCGTTGATCCGCTCGGCTATGTGCGCTCAGTCTTTGGAGGTGAGGGATGA
- a CDS encoding Na(+)/H(+) antiporter subunit B has translation MRTIIFRTIAPYLTALMVLFSIFVLLRGHNEPGGGFIGGLIAASALAIFGIACGVASVRRAIVFHPMSVAGFGLFIGALAGTLSFFKNQAFMTSQWLIFDLFGVEVPLSTPLVFDIGVYLVVVGAIGSIALALEERETD, from the coding sequence ATGCGCACGATAATTTTCCGCACAATTGCACCTTACCTGACTGCGCTCATGGTTCTTTTCTCGATCTTCGTGCTGCTGCGCGGCCACAATGAGCCGGGGGGAGGGTTCATCGGTGGGCTGATCGCTGCCTCGGCATTGGCAATCTTCGGTATCGCTTGCGGCGTTGCATCTGTGCGCCGTGCCATTGTGTTCCATCCGATGAGTGTTGCCGGGTTTGGTCTCTTTATCGGAGCGCTGGCGGGCACGCTGTCTTTTTTCAAGAACCAGGCCTTCATGACCAGTCAATGGCTAATCTTCGATCTCTTTGGAGTTGAGGTTCCCTTGTCCACACCGCTTGTCTTCGACATCGGCGTCTATCTGGTCGTGGTTGGTGCGATCGGGTCCATTGCCCTTGCTCTGGAAGAAAGGGAGACCGACTGA
- a CDS encoding putative monovalent cation/H+ antiporter subunit A codes for MTPAAIDDTTLYAVLAPFAAAVVAPILTRWFKHNAAWPLAIVPGLIFLHFAGFIGPVSEGQTFVASMAWAPSYGVNFSVYVDGLSTLFALLISGIGTFIILYAGGYLKGHPQQGRFFSFLFMFMGAMLGLVLCNNLISLFIFWELTSITSFLLIGFDHLRAASRRAAVQALVVTGGGGLVLLAGFIVIINATGEIEMSVLLSSPDLIKDSGLYVPIFLLVLGGAFTKSAQFPFHFWLPNAMEAPTPVSAYLHSATMVKAGVYLLMRVHPLLGDTALWTTVLPLFGGITLLVGTILAVRMTDLKLMLAYTTVASLGLLVMLTGTSHEKALEGAVLYLLAHSLFKGALFMVAGTIDHEAGTRDITKLGGLRSAMPITFVAACLAALSMAGLPPFIGFIAKEVLYYGTWGWLELGLPITVTAVIGNSLMLVIAAAVAIKPFFGPKVDTPKHAHEGPVLLFAGPVFLSVTGLGLALIAHTTGVLFVGPTLSSLLGEFKSIDLHLWPTKINAPLILSVITIGLGIALFTQLDRLRAIIAGILAAIGWGPDKGFDQFVSGVVGFSAWITRHLQTGKMHTYMMLTFGFTALAVLLPGFLTNSLPAMPKMPEYRFYEWGIFFIAILGLIAVLIAKTRLTAIVSLGIQGFAVALIFMMFGAPDLSFTQFMVETLSVVILALVMTRLNLSPRDHRTAPAALGTGVIAAAVGLGLTLTLLAITQQPFDSRLSEFFTEYSRSIAHGRNIVNVILVDFRGVDTLGEIAVVVLAGLCVLALIRVRTKPEPDSEGSEPDVVQTQKAEAR; via the coding sequence ATGACGCCAGCAGCGATCGACGACACCACACTTTACGCCGTTCTGGCGCCATTTGCGGCCGCCGTGGTTGCCCCGATCCTGACGCGCTGGTTCAAACACAATGCAGCCTGGCCACTGGCAATTGTTCCGGGGTTGATCTTTCTGCACTTCGCCGGGTTCATTGGACCCGTTTCCGAAGGCCAGACATTCGTTGCCTCCATGGCCTGGGCGCCCAGTTACGGGGTGAATTTCTCTGTCTATGTTGACGGGTTGTCGACGCTGTTCGCTCTGCTGATTTCTGGCATCGGCACGTTCATCATCCTTTATGCGGGCGGGTATCTGAAAGGTCACCCTCAGCAGGGGCGCTTCTTTTCTTTCCTGTTTATGTTCATGGGCGCGATGCTCGGGCTGGTGCTTTGCAACAACTTGATTTCGTTGTTCATTTTCTGGGAGCTAACCTCAATCACGTCGTTCCTCCTGATCGGGTTCGATCACTTGAGAGCGGCGTCTCGACGCGCCGCTGTTCAGGCGCTTGTGGTGACCGGCGGGGGCGGGCTTGTGCTCCTGGCAGGCTTTATCGTGATCATCAATGCGACCGGCGAAATCGAGATGTCGGTACTGTTGTCGTCGCCCGACCTTATCAAGGACAGCGGCCTATACGTTCCGATTTTCCTGCTCGTTCTCGGTGGAGCCTTTACGAAGTCGGCGCAGTTTCCGTTCCATTTCTGGCTACCCAACGCGATGGAAGCACCGACGCCGGTTTCGGCGTATCTGCACTCTGCGACGATGGTCAAGGCCGGTGTCTACCTGCTGATGCGGGTTCATCCACTGCTCGGAGATACCGCGCTTTGGACAACGGTTCTGCCGCTCTTCGGTGGGATAACGCTTCTGGTCGGTACGATCCTTGCGGTCCGCATGACGGACCTGAAGCTGATGTTGGCCTATACGACCGTTGCATCACTCGGTCTTCTTGTCATGTTAACCGGCACGAGCCACGAAAAAGCCCTTGAAGGAGCAGTGCTCTATCTGCTCGCGCATTCGTTGTTCAAAGGTGCGCTTTTCATGGTGGCGGGCACCATCGATCATGAAGCCGGAACGCGAGATATCACCAAGCTCGGCGGGTTGCGCTCGGCGATGCCGATAACCTTTGTGGCGGCATGCCTTGCCGCACTTTCCATGGCCGGCTTGCCGCCGTTTATCGGTTTTATTGCAAAGGAAGTGCTTTACTACGGAACCTGGGGCTGGCTGGAACTGGGGCTGCCGATCACCGTGACGGCCGTCATCGGCAATTCGCTAATGCTGGTGATCGCTGCTGCCGTTGCCATCAAGCCATTTTTCGGGCCCAAGGTCGACACCCCGAAACATGCGCACGAAGGACCCGTCCTCCTGTTCGCCGGACCGGTTTTCTTGTCGGTGACCGGTCTCGGGTTGGCGTTGATTGCGCACACAACAGGCGTGCTATTCGTTGGCCCGACGCTCTCGTCTTTGCTGGGTGAATTCAAAAGCATCGATCTGCACTTGTGGCCGACCAAGATCAACGCGCCGCTGATCTTGTCAGTGATCACGATCGGCCTCGGTATTGCTCTGTTCACTCAGCTCGACCGCTTGCGTGCAATTATCGCAGGTATTCTGGCGGCGATCGGCTGGGGCCCAGATAAAGGGTTTGATCAATTCGTTTCAGGTGTTGTTGGCTTCTCGGCATGGATAACGCGTCACCTGCAAACCGGGAAAATGCACACTTACATGATGCTGACCTTCGGGTTCACGGCGTTGGCGGTGCTTTTGCCGGGTTTTCTGACGAACAGCCTGCCGGCCATGCCGAAGATGCCCGAATATCGCTTCTATGAATGGGGCATTTTCTTCATTGCGATCCTGGGACTGATCGCGGTTCTGATTGCCAAGACACGCCTGACCGCAATCGTCTCGCTTGGCATCCAAGGGTTCGCAGTCGCGCTGATCTTCATGATGTTCGGCGCTCCCGATCTGTCGTTTACCCAATTCATGGTGGAAACACTGTCCGTCGTCATTCTTGCTCTGGTCATGACGCGGCTCAATCTTTCACCGCGAGATCATCGCACAGCTCCCGCAGCTCTCGGCACGGGTGTTATCGCTGCTGCGGTGGGGCTGGGGCTGACGCTGACATTGCTTGCCATTACCCAGCAGCCGTTTGACAGCCGACTGTCGGAGTTCTTTACCGAGTACAGCCGCTCGATCGCCCATGGGCGCAACATCGTCAACGTTATCCTGGTGGATTTCCGCGGTGTTGATACGCTTGGTGAGATTGCCGTGGTTGTGCTTGCAGGGCTTTGTGTGCTCGCTTTGATCCGCGTTCGCACCAAGCCCGAACCGGACTCGGAAGGAAGCGAACCGGATGTTGTGCAGACCCAGAAAGCGGAGGCACGCTGA
- a CDS encoding DUF5330 domain-containing protein — protein MFFLMRTAFWLTLVLVLIPLGSDENSTQVDTVNPVSAYLAAQATVSDIGSFCSRNPDACETGGDALSAIGSRARDGARIVYQFLDQQVANDSGRETIVTGSTATPNSTTPQRPVVVSSTSQPVFEALTRLDTEIGPVPRPKPRSGA, from the coding sequence ATGTTCTTTTTGATGAGAACAGCCTTTTGGCTCACCTTGGTGCTGGTCCTGATTCCTCTCGGATCAGATGAAAACAGTACACAGGTGGATACTGTAAATCCTGTTTCGGCCTATCTGGCGGCGCAGGCGACCGTTTCCGACATCGGTAGCTTTTGCAGCCGCAATCCGGATGCGTGTGAAACCGGTGGCGACGCACTTTCGGCCATTGGCAGCCGTGCGCGCGATGGTGCGCGTATTGTCTACCAGTTTTTGGACCAGCAAGTGGCGAACGACTCCGGTCGAGAAACCATCGTTACAGGGTCGACTGCCACCCCGAATTCAACAACGCCGCAGCGGCCAGTAGTTGTTTCTTCGACAAGCCAACCGGTGTTTGAGGCCCTGACACGCCTGGACACAGAAATTGGGCCGGTGCCGCGTCCAAAGCCACGCTCAGGCGCCTGA
- the mnhG gene encoding monovalent cation/H(+) antiporter subunit G — MTAVVEIVTGLMLIVGASFALVASIGLLRLKDVYMRTHAASKAGTLGSGVMLLALAVDAGDLAVVTRAIAGVVFFLLTAPISAHLLAKAAYAAGYRPCADTKVDALAEIMRPKG; from the coding sequence ATGACCGCTGTTGTGGAAATTGTGACCGGGTTGATGCTGATCGTCGGCGCGTCGTTTGCCCTTGTTGCGTCAATTGGTCTTTTGCGCCTGAAAGACGTTTATATGCGCACTCATGCAGCCTCCAAAGCGGGCACTCTCGGCTCGGGTGTGATGCTGCTTGCGCTTGCCGTTGATGCTGGCGACCTGGCTGTCGTGACACGTGCCATCGCCGGTGTTGTGTTCTTCTTGTTGACTGCCCCTATTTCTGCCCACTTGTTGGCCAAAGCTGCGTATGCGGCGGGATATCGCCCCTGTGCCGATACAAAAGTGGATGCATTGGCCGAAATCATGCGGCCAAAGGGATAA
- a CDS encoding sensor domain-containing diguanylate cyclase, whose protein sequence is MTLDDNKGLSSATDLIRPSNLDFETLLKLSNDALVVLTSDGTPIFISPAAERLFGWSAEKLPEQLRDIVYVDASNSDAELLHHILSGTAGFAAPLPLASLQLRTAFGPLVWTEVSSHILRDESGTPEAYAVFFRNIARQKELEAQLEAASQTDPLTGLFNRRAFEDSLQREWAIALREQTHTSLIKVSLDRFDAIAEHYGSDAAETCLAKVANTLKETARRPADVAARTATSEFSLLLPRTHEMGVETISAYIHQAIQDLGIPNADNKAGNGIVTASVGAACTVPEQTGVSESSEYILAAAESCVFQARQEGGNRVKTVMNYLTK, encoded by the coding sequence ATGACGCTAGACGACAACAAAGGTCTTTCGTCGGCAACGGATTTGATCCGACCGTCCAACCTCGACTTTGAAACACTTTTAAAACTCAGCAACGATGCCCTGGTTGTCCTGACATCGGATGGCACTCCAATTTTCATTTCGCCTGCAGCAGAGCGACTTTTTGGCTGGAGCGCGGAAAAGCTCCCGGAGCAATTGCGTGACATTGTCTATGTCGATGCTTCGAACAGTGATGCTGAATTGCTCCATCATATCCTGTCAGGTACTGCAGGGTTTGCCGCGCCCTTGCCTCTTGCAAGCCTTCAACTTCGCACTGCTTTCGGGCCACTTGTCTGGACTGAAGTCAGCAGCCACATCCTTCGAGACGAGAGTGGCACACCAGAGGCCTATGCCGTCTTTTTCAGGAACATCGCCAGGCAAAAAGAACTGGAGGCCCAACTCGAAGCCGCTTCGCAAACCGATCCGCTGACCGGCCTGTTCAACCGACGGGCATTTGAGGACAGCCTCCAGCGAGAATGGGCCATAGCACTGCGCGAACAGACCCACACCAGTCTGATCAAGGTGTCCCTCGACCGGTTTGACGCAATCGCGGAGCACTATGGTTCCGATGCTGCGGAGACTTGCCTGGCGAAGGTAGCCAACACCCTGAAAGAAACTGCAAGAAGGCCTGCCGATGTTGCCGCACGCACGGCCACTTCGGAGTTTTCATTGCTCTTACCAAGAACACATGAGATGGGTGTTGAGACGATCAGCGCATATATCCACCAGGCGATCCAAGACCTTGGCATACCGAACGCCGACAACAAGGCGGGCAATGGCATTGTTACCGCATCGGTGGGGGCCGCATGCACTGTTCCTGAACAGACAGGAGTTTCGGAAAGTTCTGAATACATTCTGGCCGCAGCGGAAAGCTGCGTTTTCCAGGCCCGCCAAGAAGGCGGAAACCGCGTCAAGACGGTGATGAATTACCTAACAAAATAG
- a CDS encoding SufE family protein, which translates to MTTSFSDILETFDFLDDWEDRYKYLIDLGKELPELTDAERTDRFKVRGCVSQVWLITAIEKNDAGAPVLTFRGDSDALIVQGLVAVVTALFNGKTAQEILNTDVQGVFAQLGLQEHLTPQRSNGLKSMVGRIRSDAEQALAAA; encoded by the coding sequence ATGACCACAAGTTTCAGCGATATCCTGGAAACCTTCGACTTTTTGGATGACTGGGAAGACCGCTACAAGTACCTGATCGATCTGGGAAAGGAGCTTCCGGAGCTCACAGACGCCGAACGCACAGACAGATTCAAGGTCCGGGGTTGCGTGTCGCAGGTCTGGCTCATCACTGCGATTGAAAAAAACGACGCCGGAGCCCCGGTCCTGACGTTCCGGGGTGATAGCGACGCCTTGATCGTGCAAGGACTTGTCGCAGTGGTGACCGCGCTCTTCAATGGCAAAACCGCGCAGGAAATCTTGAATACAGATGTTCAGGGTGTTTTCGCGCAGCTCGGACTGCAAGAACACTTGACCCCGCAGCGCTCAAACGGATTGAAATCAATGGTTGGGCGCATCCGTTCCGATGCAGAGCAGGCACTCGCTGCCGCTTAG
- a CDS encoding MucR family transcriptional regulator, producing MTDSPVDANLIDLTADIVSAYVSNNTVASTDLPGLINEVYGALQKTATASNEPEPEPLKPAVPIKKSVMPDYIICLEDGKKFKSLKRHLRTHYNMTPEEYREKWDLGADYPMVAPNYAAARSELAKKMGLGQQRKRSK from the coding sequence ATGACTGATAGTCCGGTGGATGCAAATCTCATTGATCTTACAGCAGACATCGTATCGGCTTATGTGAGCAACAACACGGTTGCTTCCACAGATTTGCCGGGCCTGATCAACGAAGTATACGGTGCCTTGCAGAAAACTGCGACAGCTTCGAACGAACCAGAGCCCGAGCCGCTGAAGCCAGCAGTGCCGATCAAGAAGTCGGTAATGCCGGACTACATTATCTGTCTCGAGGATGGCAAGAAGTTCAAGTCTCTCAAGAGACACTTGCGCACCCACTACAACATGACACCGGAAGAGTACCGGGAGAAGTGGGACCTTGGCGCCGACTATCCGATGGTTGCGCCGAACTATGCCGCAGCACGTTCTGAACTTGCCAAGAAAATGGGTCTTGGTCAGCAGCGTAAGCGCTCGAAATAA
- a CDS encoding peptidoglycan-binding domain-containing protein: protein MARNAKSAKPRKASELKDNDSIMARAGHVALDNPVAAGGTVVMGLTACLIVANALGLQPGRHPAPFFATRDLPDDMQLPEPDGRTGDLKIQEISTLVLDVQISLRKIGLYEGPLDGINGPATERAIRSYERKVGQVETGQANEALLALVLMHGDAPFEAQTPVPRKKPGFSGTLASAPEQSSDPGIDADPKLLKVQKALSELGYGPLKADGLMGLNTTTAIKRFELDRGLPITGEPGAKVIERLEMISGRKLSG, encoded by the coding sequence ATGGCTCGAAACGCAAAATCTGCAAAGCCTAGGAAGGCGTCGGAGTTGAAAGACAACGATTCGATCATGGCAAGGGCCGGTCATGTCGCTCTCGACAACCCAGTTGCGGCAGGCGGGACGGTGGTCATGGGATTGACCGCATGTCTGATCGTGGCCAATGCTCTCGGGCTGCAGCCGGGACGTCACCCGGCTCCGTTCTTTGCGACACGTGACCTTCCGGACGATATGCAGCTGCCGGAACCTGACGGCCGGACCGGTGATCTCAAGATCCAGGAAATTTCCACGCTGGTGTTGGATGTTCAAATCTCATTGCGCAAAATTGGCCTTTATGAAGGTCCTTTGGACGGCATAAACGGGCCCGCGACAGAACGCGCAATCCGGTCGTATGAGCGTAAGGTCGGGCAGGTTGAAACCGGACAGGCAAACGAGGCTCTTCTGGCTCTTGTCCTCATGCATGGGGACGCGCCGTTTGAAGCCCAGACGCCGGTGCCGCGGAAAAAGCCCGGGTTTTCCGGAACTCTCGCCAGCGCGCCTGAACAATCGTCAGATCCGGGAATCGACGCCGACCCGAAGCTGTTGAAAGTGCAAAAAGCGCTTTCGGAGCTTGGCTATGGACCTCTTAAGGCCGACGGACTTATGGGTCTCAACACGACAACAGCGATCAAGCGTTTTGAACTCGATCGCGGTTTGCCAATCACCGGGGAGCCTGGGGCAAAAGTGATCGAACGGCTCGAAATGATCAGCGGGCGTAAACTTTCCGGCTGA
- a CDS encoding DUF1491 family protein codes for MQMRVTSDFFVSALVRQIFGDGGFAAVSKRGAPEAGAVFICVDRLDGSFDFYAPAPQSMFEDRPESRLFERRFEKTDRETIEARLKSEARMDPDYWLVDIEARDGKIELPLAEEGQEEPNPADSFFRI; via the coding sequence ATGCAGATGCGCGTCACCTCCGACTTTTTTGTCAGTGCCTTGGTTCGTCAGATTTTTGGCGACGGAGGCTTTGCGGCCGTCTCCAAGCGAGGTGCGCCTGAAGCAGGTGCGGTCTTTATCTGTGTGGATCGTCTCGATGGAAGTTTTGATTTTTATGCCCCTGCACCGCAATCCATGTTCGAGGATCGGCCCGAAAGCAGGCTGTTTGAACGGCGTTTTGAAAAAACGGATCGCGAAACAATTGAGGCCCGGTTGAAGAGTGAAGCGCGCATGGATCCTGACTACTGGCTGGTCGATATCGAAGCGCGAGACGGAAAGATTGAGTTGCCCTTGGCAGAGGAAGGGCAGGAGGAGCCTAATCCGGCGGACAGCTTTTTTCGGATCTAG